The Flavobacterium faecale genome has a segment encoding these proteins:
- a CDS encoding DUF4494 domain-containing protein encodes MSAMWFECKIKYRKTDENGGQKVTSEPYLVDALSYTEAERRINEEMAAYVSEEFKITNIKVANYAEIHPFENSDRWFKSKIAMIAFDEESGKERKTNMYFLVQANDVREAYDNTMHTMQNTMGEFAITAINESPIMDVFPYFSGEEDSLEQLEKFNTTKASKPAPVEEEVIDNMEFETEISSN; translated from the coding sequence ATGAGTGCAATGTGGTTTGAATGCAAGATAAAATATAGAAAAACAGATGAAAACGGTGGTCAAAAAGTCACATCAGAACCTTATTTGGTAGATGCACTTTCATACACCGAAGCAGAAAGAAGAATCAACGAAGAGATGGCTGCTTATGTAAGTGAAGAATTTAAAATCACCAACATCAAAGTGGCTAACTATGCCGAGATTCACCCGTTTGAAAACTCTGACCGTTGGTTTAAATCGAAAATCGCTATGATTGCTTTTGACGAAGAGTCTGGAAAAGAACGCAAAACCAATATGTATTTTCTAGTGCAAGCTAATGATGTGCGTGAGGCATATGATAACACCATGCACACGATGCAAAACACAATGGGTGAATTTGCCATCACAGCTATCAATGAATCACCAATTATGGACGTTTTCCCGTATTTTAGCGGTGAAGAGGACTCATTGGAGCAACTAGAAAAATTTAACACAACCAAAGCGTCAAAACCAGCTCCTGTTGAAGAAGAAGTAATTGACAATATGGAATTTGAAACTGAGATTTCTAGTAACTAG
- a CDS encoding zinc-binding alcohol dehydrogenase family protein, whose translation MKAIGYKENLPVENVKSLQDVTVETPKATGRDILVEIKAISVNPADYKVRANMPADGDNWKIIGWDATGIVKEVGENVTLFQVGDEVMYAGDITRQGSYAEYQVVDERIVGKKPTSLSYAEAAALPLTSLTAYEMLFDRLEVAKDDANKSILVIGAAGGVGSILVQLAKKLTKLKIVGTASREETTDWLKELGADTVINHRNKLSEEFEKYKLAAPDYIVSLNATEQHAEEIVKVIKPQGKFGFIDDPKSFNIMPFKAKSVSTHWEFMFTRSMFQTEDMISQHNILNEIATLIDNGTIKTTLGENFGSINAENLRKAHAFLETGKAKGKIVLEGFNN comes from the coding sequence ATGAAAGCAATTGGATATAAAGAAAATTTACCTGTAGAAAATGTAAAATCACTACAGGACGTAACCGTAGAAACGCCTAAAGCAACTGGAAGAGATATTCTTGTCGAAATCAAGGCCATCTCCGTAAATCCTGCTGATTATAAAGTACGTGCCAATATGCCTGCTGATGGCGACAACTGGAAAATCATTGGTTGGGATGCTACCGGAATCGTGAAAGAAGTGGGTGAAAACGTGACTTTGTTCCAAGTTGGAGACGAAGTAATGTACGCAGGTGATATCACACGCCAAGGAAGTTATGCCGAATATCAAGTGGTAGACGAGCGCATTGTGGGTAAAAAACCAACAAGTTTATCGTATGCCGAAGCTGCTGCTTTGCCATTGACCTCTCTTACCGCTTACGAAATGTTGTTTGACAGATTAGAAGTAGCCAAAGATGATGCTAACAAATCAATTTTGGTTATTGGTGCTGCTGGTGGTGTGGGATCAATTTTAGTTCAATTAGCTAAGAAATTGACAAAACTAAAAATTGTCGGAACCGCTTCACGCGAAGAAACAACAGATTGGCTGAAAGAATTGGGTGCAGACACCGTAATCAACCACCGAAATAAATTGAGCGAAGAATTCGAAAAATACAAGCTTGCTGCTCCAGATTATATTGTAAGCTTAAATGCTACCGAACAACATGCGGAAGAGATTGTAAAAGTGATCAAACCACAAGGAAAATTTGGTTTTATTGATGATCCAAAATCGTTCAACATCATGCCTTTCAAAGCAAAATCGGTTTCTACGCACTGGGAATTTATGTTTACGCGTTCGATGTTTCAAACAGAAGACATGATTAGTCAACACAATATCTTGAACGAAATAGCCACTTTGATTGACAACGGAACTATTAAAACAACCTTAGGTGAGAATTTCGGAAGCATCAACGCCGAAAACTTACGTAAAGCGCATGCCTTCTTGGAAACAGGAAAAGCAAAAGGTAAAATTGTTCTAGAAGGTTTTAACAACTAA
- the sufB gene encoding Fe-S cluster assembly protein SufB, which produces MSKYTEDDLKVELENKEYEYGFYTELESETFPIGLNEDIVRAISLKKEEPQWMTDWRIEAFRAWEEMVEPEWANVHYTKPDFQAISYYSAPKTIDPNKTLDDVDPELLEMYKKLGISVDEQKMMNNVAMDIVVDSVSVATTFKKTLGEKGIIFMSISEAIKEHPELVRKYLGTVVPQKDNFYAALNSAVFSDGSFCYIPKGVRCPMELSTYFRINQAGTGQFERTLLVADAGSYVSYLEGCTAPSRDENQLHAAVVELIALDDAEIKYSTVQNWFPGNKEGKGGVYNFVTKRGICEKNAKISWTQVETGSAVTWKYPSVILKGDNSVGEFYSIAVTNNFQQADTGTKMMHLGKNTKSTIISKGISAGKSQNSYRGLVRISPNADNARNFSQCDSLLMGNNCGAHTFPYIESKNPTAKIEHEATTSKIGEDQVFYCNQRGIPTEKAIALIVNGFSKEVLNKLPMEFAVEAQKLLEISLEGSVG; this is translated from the coding sequence ATGTCAAAATACACCGAAGACGACTTAAAAGTCGAATTAGAAAACAAAGAATACGAGTATGGATTTTATACCGAATTGGAATCGGAAACGTTTCCTATTGGTTTAAATGAAGACATTGTTCGTGCTATTTCGTTAAAAAAGGAAGAGCCACAATGGATGACCGATTGGAGAATCGAAGCATTTAGAGCGTGGGAAGAAATGGTGGAGCCAGAATGGGCAAATGTTCATTATACAAAACCAGATTTTCAAGCGATCTCGTATTATTCGGCACCAAAAACAATTGATCCTAACAAAACACTTGACGATGTAGATCCAGAACTTTTGGAAATGTACAAAAAGTTGGGTATCTCTGTCGATGAGCAAAAAATGATGAACAATGTAGCGATGGATATCGTTGTCGATTCCGTATCGGTTGCAACGACATTCAAGAAAACATTGGGAGAAAAAGGAATCATTTTTATGAGTATTTCTGAGGCTATCAAAGAGCATCCAGAATTGGTTCGTAAATATTTGGGAACTGTAGTGCCGCAAAAAGACAACTTTTATGCTGCCTTGAACTCGGCTGTTTTCTCAGACGGGTCTTTCTGTTATATTCCAAAAGGGGTGAGATGTCCAATGGAACTTTCGACTTACTTTAGAATTAACCAAGCCGGTACAGGTCAATTTGAAAGAACATTACTTGTAGCAGATGCTGGTAGTTATGTGTCTTACCTAGAAGGTTGTACAGCGCCAAGTCGTGACGAAAATCAATTGCACGCAGCAGTTGTTGAATTGATCGCCCTTGATGATGCTGAAATTAAATATTCTACTGTTCAAAACTGGTTTCCTGGAAACAAAGAGGGTAAAGGTGGGGTTTACAATTTTGTAACGAAAAGAGGAATTTGCGAGAAAAACGCAAAAATTTCTTGGACACAAGTAGAAACAGGTTCGGCAGTAACATGGAAATATCCATCGGTTATCTTAAAAGGAGATAATTCAGTTGGAGAATTTTATTCGATCGCTGTAACCAATAATTTCCAACAAGCAGATACAGGAACAAAAATGATGCACTTGGGTAAAAATACCAAGTCCACCATTATTTCGAAAGGTATCTCTGCCGGAAAATCACAAAATAGTTATAGAGGTTTGGTACGTATATCGCCAAATGCAGACAATGCACGTAACTTTTCACAATGTGACTCACTGTTGATGGGTAATAATTGTGGAGCACATACTTTTCCTTATATCGAAAGTAAAAATCCAACAGCCAAAATAGAACACGAGGCAACCACTAGTAAAATTGGTGAAGACCAAGTTTTCTATTGTAACCAACGTGGAATACCGACTGAAAAAGCAATTGCTCTAATCGTAAACGGTTTTAGTAAAGAAGTTTTGAATAAATTACCAATGGAATTTGCTGTTGAGGCACAAAAATTATTGGAAATTTCTTTGGAAGGTTCGGTGGGATAA
- the sufC gene encoding Fe-S cluster assembly ATPase SufC has translation MLSIKNLHASIGDKEILKGINLEVKAGEVHAIMGPNGAGKSTLSAVIAGNENYEVTEGSVSLDGEDLEELAPEERAHKGVFLSFQYPVEIPGVSVTNFMRAAINETRKAKGEEEMAASDMLKLIREKSELLEIDRKFLSRSLNEGFSGGEKKRNEIFQMAMLEPKLAILDETDSGLDIDALRIVANGVNKLKSEKNAVVVITHYQRLLEYIVPDFVHVLLNGKIVKSGDASLALELEERGYDWIKAENQ, from the coding sequence ATGTTATCAATCAAGAATCTACACGCCTCAATTGGGGATAAAGAAATATTAAAAGGAATCAATCTTGAAGTAAAAGCAGGAGAAGTACACGCAATCATGGGACCAAACGGTGCTGGAAAAAGTACTTTGTCTGCGGTTATTGCAGGAAATGAAAACTACGAAGTTACCGAAGGAAGTGTTTCTTTGGATGGAGAAGATTTGGAAGAATTAGCTCCAGAAGAAAGAGCACACAAAGGAGTGTTTCTTTCTTTTCAATATCCAGTAGAGATTCCAGGAGTTTCTGTAACCAACTTTATGAGAGCCGCTATAAACGAAACTCGTAAAGCAAAAGGAGAAGAAGAAATGGCTGCTAGCGATATGTTGAAATTAATTCGTGAGAAATCAGAATTATTGGAGATCGACCGTAAGTTCCTTTCTCGTTCTTTGAACGAAGGATTTTCTGGTGGAGAGAAAAAACGTAATGAGATTTTTCAAATGGCAATGTTAGAGCCAAAATTGGCTATCCTTGATGAAACTGATTCAGGATTGGATATCGATGCATTGCGTATCGTTGCTAATGGTGTAAACAAGCTAAAAAGCGAGAAAAACGCTGTAGTAGTTATTACGCACTACCAAAGATTATTAGAATATATCGTTCCTGATTTCGTTCATGTTCTATTGAACGGAAAAATTGTAAAATCTGGAGATGCATCTCTAGCTTTAGAATTAGAAGAAAGAGGATACGATTGGATTAAAGCAGAAAATCAGTAA
- the nfsB gene encoding oxygen-insensitive NAD(P)H nitroreductase: MNLQETLNWRYTTKEFDTTKKISETDMAQVKNLLRMSPSSVNLQPWHFIVAETTEGKARMTKGTQGFFHFNEPKITNASAVVLFCSKTNESADDAYFNHLLEVQDKDGRLPNDDIKKGMQGGMNAFADIHKYELKDYQHWMEKQVYLNIGNFLLGVATLGIDATPMEGIDIKALDEEFGLRAKGFTSLVAVSIGYRTASDFNSTEKTPKSRLPQSEIITVI; encoded by the coding sequence ATGAATTTACAAGAAACATTAAACTGGAGATACACCACGAAAGAATTTGATACTACCAAAAAAATATCTGAAACAGATATGGCACAGGTTAAAAATTTATTACGAATGAGTCCTTCAAGTGTAAACCTGCAACCTTGGCACTTTATAGTTGCTGAAACAACTGAAGGAAAAGCACGTATGACAAAAGGAACCCAAGGTTTTTTTCATTTTAATGAACCAAAAATAACGAATGCATCAGCAGTTGTATTGTTTTGTTCAAAAACAAATGAAAGCGCAGATGACGCCTATTTTAATCACCTTTTAGAGGTACAAGATAAAGACGGAAGATTGCCAAATGATGACATAAAGAAAGGAATGCAAGGAGGAATGAACGCTTTTGCTGACATTCATAAATATGAATTAAAAGATTATCAGCATTGGATGGAGAAGCAAGTATACCTTAACATTGGTAACTTTTTGTTAGGAGTTGCCACTTTAGGTATCGATGCAACGCCAATGGAAGGTATTGATATAAAAGCTTTAGATGAAGAATTCGGATTAAGAGCAAAAGGATTCACCTCTTTAGTGGCTGTTTCAATTGGCTACAGAACCGCATCTGATTTTAATTCAACAGAAAAAACACCAAAATCTAGATTACCACAAAGTGAAATTATCACTGTAATATAA
- a CDS encoding type II toxin-antitoxin system YoeB family toxin: MSYHLDFSNQAKSDIEFHKKSGNKAVLKKLLILLNDLIEHPFEGTGKPEALKHNLTGCWSR; encoded by the coding sequence ATGAGTTACCACTTAGATTTCTCGAATCAAGCTAAAAGCGATATTGAATTCCATAAAAAATCAGGAAACAAAGCGGTCTTAAAAAAACTACTTATTTTATTGAACGACCTAATAGAGCATCCTTTTGAAGGAACAGGAAAACCTGAAGCTTTGAAACACAACTTAACAGGATGCTGGTCACGTTGA
- a CDS encoding DUF2683 family protein, with translation MELILKNVKKKDYPVLKSLAKSLGFEIEEKIDKPYNPEFVKEILEAAKEVRDGKGIKMTMEELDALWK, from the coding sequence ATGGAACTCATTTTAAAAAATGTTAAGAAAAAAGATTATCCAGTGTTGAAATCGTTGGCTAAATCGCTTGGTTTTGAAATCGAAGAAAAGATTGATAAACCATATAATCCTGAGTTTGTAAAAGAGATTTTGGAAGCAGCAAAAGAAGTCAGAGACGGCAAAGGAATAAAAATGACTATGGAGGAATTAGATGCTTTATGGAAGTAG
- a CDS encoding M48 family metallopeptidase, whose translation MSNKTTAVFYDGKTAIPQQIAVLLHKAHATIEFQTIDLETIKWQIRDISFDKRTDSLFLEHGKDTLQQLKIEDSVFIKELQSYRKDNGQIGWYQNLLDLGTTSHVVVALSILAIIALCYVYAIPWVGEKSVVLIPEEYDDKLGSSAFLENEYFVSVDAAKTKTLNEFAAQLQLQNTKKLKFTVVDSDEVNAFALPDGNIVVFTGILKEMKNYDELVGLLGHEASHVNNRHSMKMLCRSLSGYLFVSIILGDANGVMAVIGDNVNSLQSLSFSREFERQADEDGFKILVKNKINPQGMANLFQRLKKDTSITIPEFLSSHPVTDDRISTITKMIKDDSFSFTENPNLKRLFVELKR comes from the coding sequence ATGAGCAACAAAACAACTGCTGTATTCTATGATGGCAAAACGGCTATTCCTCAACAAATAGCCGTTTTGTTGCATAAAGCACATGCCACAATCGAATTCCAGACTATAGATCTTGAAACCATCAAATGGCAAATCAGAGACATTTCTTTTGACAAACGAACTGACAGCTTGTTCTTGGAACACGGAAAAGATACTTTGCAACAACTTAAAATTGAAGATTCAGTTTTTATTAAAGAACTTCAGTCGTACCGAAAAGACAACGGCCAAATTGGTTGGTACCAAAACCTACTCGATCTAGGAACCACTTCGCATGTTGTTGTTGCACTTTCGATCCTAGCCATCATTGCCTTGTGTTATGTATATGCGATTCCGTGGGTAGGTGAAAAATCGGTAGTGTTAATTCCTGAAGAATATGATGACAAATTGGGTAGCTCCGCTTTTCTAGAAAATGAATATTTTGTCTCTGTGGATGCTGCCAAAACCAAAACCTTGAATGAATTTGCAGCACAGCTACAACTGCAAAACACCAAAAAACTTAAATTTACCGTAGTAGATTCAGATGAAGTAAACGCTTTTGCATTGCCAGACGGAAACATTGTTGTCTTTACAGGAATTCTGAAAGAAATGAAGAACTATGACGAGTTAGTGGGTTTACTAGGTCATGAAGCTTCACATGTTAACAACCGACATTCGATGAAAATGCTTTGTCGATCGCTCTCTGGCTATTTATTTGTATCTATAATTTTGGGAGATGCCAATGGTGTCATGGCGGTTATTGGTGATAACGTCAATAGTTTACAATCTCTTTCGTTCTCAAGAGAATTTGAACGTCAAGCAGATGAAGATGGTTTTAAAATTTTGGTCAAAAACAAAATCAATCCACAAGGAATGGCTAATTTGTTTCAAAGATTGAAAAAAGATACATCCATCACAATTCCAGAATTTTTGAGTTCGCACCCAGTTACAGACGATCGAATTTCGACCATTACCAAAATGATAAAAGACGACTCTTTTTCGTTTACTGAGAATCCAAACCTAAAACGATTATTTGTAGAGCTAAAGCGTTAA
- a CDS encoding Txe/YoeB family addiction module toxin, producing MEVVFSKKAKKDLDFWSKSGNKIIIKKISELIKAIQINPYEGIGKPEALKYGLAGYWSRRIDNEHRIIYEIIDENIIDILSIISLKGHYE from the coding sequence ATGGAAGTAGTATTTTCTAAAAAAGCCAAAAAGGATTTAGATTTTTGGTCAAAATCAGGGAATAAGATAATCATAAAGAAGATTTCAGAATTGATCAAAGCAATTCAAATTAATCCTTACGAAGGAATTGGGAAACCAGAAGCTTTAAAGTATGGATTAGCGGGTTATTGGTCAAGAAGAATCGATAATGAACATAGGATAATTTACGAAATAATAGATGAAAATATCATAGATATATTAAGTATCATTTCATTAAAAGGACATTACGAATAA
- a CDS encoding DUF2683 family protein produces the protein MQSINFTAYTENLEQIEAIKAFMKALKIKFEVSKEQPYNPDFVEKIEKSKQEFIEGKSTRVKKEDLQSFLGL, from the coding sequence ATGCAATCTATAAACTTTACTGCCTACACAGAGAATTTAGAGCAAATAGAAGCAATTAAAGCTTTTATGAAAGCCTTGAAAATTAAATTTGAAGTTTCAAAAGAACAACCATATAATCCTGATTTTGTTGAAAAAATAGAAAAAAGCAAGCAAGAGTTTATAGAAGGTAAATCTACTCGTGTCAAAAAAGAAGATTTACAAAGTTTTTTAGGCTTATAA
- a CDS encoding HesB/IscA family protein: MIKVSDEAKKKIVDLMKDDGFDAAKDYVRVGVKSGGCSGLSYDLKFDDKKGDDDKIFVDNDITIAVEKKSFLYLAGTILEFSGGLNGKGFVFNNPNATRTCGCGESFSL; this comes from the coding sequence ATGATAAAAGTTTCAGACGAAGCCAAAAAGAAAATTGTCGACTTAATGAAAGACGATGGTTTTGATGCTGCCAAAGACTATGTAAGAGTAGGCGTGAAGAGTGGTGGCTGTTCCGGTTTGTCATATGATTTAAAATTTGATGACAAAAAAGGAGATGACGATAAGATATTTGTAGATAATGATATCACGATTGCTGTTGAAAAGAAATCATTCTTGTATTTGGCAGGGACGATTTTGGAGTTTTCAGGAGGTTTAAACGGAAAAGGATTTGTATTCAATAATCCTAATGCGACAAGAACTTGTGGTTGTGGAGAGTCATTTTCTTTGTAG
- a CDS encoding YjgN family protein, which yields MENFSYTKQNYALQFNGKGGDFFGIIMVNWLLTIITLGFYYPWAKAKKLQYLYKSTSLNEDSFAFHGTGKEMFKGFIKAIGFFVITITVVSVAFYFADILHLIPFTLYLILIAVLPIAIHGSYRYRMSRSSWRGIRFGYRGDRKEFTLLFFKWIGLTIITLGFYGPWMAMHMRNYLLGNVRFGDAEFNYEGDGGDYFILNLKGYLLTLVTLGIYMFWWQKDLFDYYVDNLSIQKGKDSIQFNSTATAGGFFKIIITNLLLVIFTLGLGYAWAATRTMNFIFNNIEAEGDIDLNTLMQTEENYKDATGEDVSDFLNLDTIM from the coding sequence ATGGAAAACTTTTCGTACACGAAACAAAACTACGCCTTACAATTCAATGGTAAGGGTGGCGATTTTTTTGGCATTATTATGGTCAATTGGCTTTTGACAATTATCACACTTGGTTTTTATTACCCTTGGGCAAAAGCTAAAAAACTACAGTACCTCTACAAATCAACATCTTTAAACGAAGATAGCTTTGCTTTTCATGGTACCGGAAAAGAAATGTTTAAAGGTTTTATTAAAGCAATTGGGTTTTTCGTTATAACGATTACAGTAGTATCTGTTGCATTTTACTTTGCAGACATTTTGCACTTAATCCCTTTTACACTTTACCTTATATTAATAGCAGTTTTACCAATTGCCATTCATGGTTCGTATCGCTATAGAATGTCACGCAGTTCGTGGAGAGGTATCCGATTTGGATATAGAGGTGACCGCAAAGAGTTCACACTTTTATTTTTCAAATGGATTGGCTTAACCATTATCACTTTAGGATTTTATGGTCCATGGATGGCCATGCACATGAGAAATTATCTTTTAGGAAACGTTCGTTTTGGCGATGCCGAATTTAACTATGAAGGTGATGGGGGAGATTATTTCATATTAAACCTTAAAGGGTATTTGCTAACATTAGTCACGCTAGGTATATATATGTTCTGGTGGCAAAAAGATTTGTTTGACTATTATGTAGACAATTTGAGCATTCAAAAAGGGAAAGATTCTATCCAATTCAACTCAACAGCTACTGCAGGTGGGTTTTTCAAAATTATCATTACAAACTTACTATTGGTGATTTTTACTTTGGGTCTTGGTTATGCTTGGGCAGCAACGAGAACCATGAACTTCATTTTTAATAATATTGAAGCAGAAGGTGATATTGATTTGAATACCCTAATGCAAACCGAAGAAAATTATAAAGATGCAACTGGCGAAGACGTTAGTGATTTTTTAAATTTAGATACTATTATGTAA
- a CDS encoding MBL fold metallo-hydrolase, which translates to MKLYPIETGNFKLDGGAMFGVVPKTIWNKTNPADNNNLIDIAARCLLIEDGNRLILIDTGMGDKQSDKFFGYYSLWGSHTMDKSLAKYGFAREDITDVFFTHLHFDHSGGAVQWNKDKTGYEPAFKNAKFWSNEDHWKWATKPNPREKASFLSENILPMQESGQLHFINKADGDYGFASEMDFSIFYADGHTDKQMIPIISYNGKTICFMADLLPTAGHIPIPYVMGYDTRPLLTMPEKTKFLEEAANNNYYLFLEHDAHNEIIRVQQTEKGVRLKDVFKSEDIF; encoded by the coding sequence ATGAAACTATATCCAATAGAAACCGGAAATTTCAAACTTGATGGTGGCGCTATGTTTGGCGTAGTACCCAAAACAATTTGGAACAAAACCAATCCCGCAGACAACAATAACCTCATCGATATAGCAGCGCGCTGTTTATTGATCGAAGATGGTAATCGCCTAATTTTGATTGATACCGGAATGGGCGACAAGCAATCCGATAAATTTTTTGGCTATTATTCCCTTTGGGGATCCCATACCATGGACAAATCTTTGGCGAAATATGGTTTTGCAAGAGAAGACATTACCGATGTGTTTTTTACGCACCTACATTTTGATCATTCTGGTGGCGCTGTACAATGGAACAAAGATAAAACGGGCTACGAACCTGCTTTTAAAAATGCAAAATTCTGGAGCAACGAAGACCATTGGAAATGGGCTACTAAACCAAATCCAAGAGAGAAAGCCTCGTTTTTGTCTGAAAATATTTTGCCAATGCAGGAAAGTGGTCAGCTTCATTTTATAAACAAAGCCGACGGAGATTATGGTTTTGCTAGTGAAATGGACTTTTCGATTTTTTATGCAGACGGTCATACCGACAAACAAATGATCCCGATTATAAGTTACAATGGCAAAACAATTTGTTTCATGGCCGACTTACTTCCTACCGCAGGACACATCCCTATCCCGTATGTGATGGGTTATGACACGCGCCCGCTATTGACGATGCCCGAAAAGACAAAATTTCTAGAAGAAGCCGCCAACAATAATTACTATTTATTTTTGGAACACGATGCGCACAACGAAATCATTAGGGTGCAGCAAACTGAAAAAGGCGTTCGACTGAAAGATGTTTTTAAGAGCGAAGATATCTTTTAA
- the sufD gene encoding Fe-S cluster assembly protein SufD, with protein MELKEKLVSSFMAFEERVDVHSQLHDVRTSAMKNFENKGFPTKKEEAWKYTSLNAILKNDFTVFPKSDVAVEFKEVKKYFLHEMDTYKLVFIDGVFSSNLSSTTHEGIDVCLMSSALNKPKYKAIIDTYFNQIASKDESLASLNTAFANEGAYINIPKNKVADKPIEIMYFSTGSEAALMVQPRNLVIVGENAHVQIIERHQSLSENPVLTNSVTEIYAEKRAIVDYYKIQNDAAEANLVDSTYVSQQKESHVYVHTFSFGGNITRNNLNFYHFGENLTSTLNGITIIGDKQHVDHYTLVNHAQPNCESFQDYKGIFSDRSTGVFNGKVYVEREAQKTNAFQKSNNILLSEKATINAKPQLEIFADDVKCSHGCTVGQLDETALFYMQQRGIPQKEAKALLMYAFSNAVIEGIKIPELKQRITNIIASKLGVKIGFDL; from the coding sequence ATGGAATTAAAAGAAAAATTAGTATCGTCTTTTATGGCGTTTGAAGAACGTGTTGATGTGCATTCACAATTGCATGACGTGAGAACTTCGGCCATGAAGAACTTTGAAAATAAAGGATTCCCAACCAAAAAAGAGGAAGCTTGGAAATATACCTCACTAAATGCCATCTTAAAAAATGACTTTACGGTTTTTCCAAAGAGTGACGTAGCAGTTGAATTCAAGGAAGTAAAAAAATACTTCTTGCACGAAATGGATACTTATAAATTGGTATTTATTGATGGTGTTTTTAGCTCAAACTTGTCCTCTACAACCCACGAAGGAATCGATGTTTGTTTGATGTCATCGGCGTTAAACAAACCAAAATATAAAGCAATTATAGACACCTACTTCAATCAAATAGCAAGTAAAGACGAGAGTTTAGCCTCTTTGAATACTGCGTTTGCAAATGAAGGTGCTTACATCAATATCCCAAAAAATAAAGTAGCAGACAAACCTATCGAAATCATGTATTTCTCAACGGGTAGTGAAGCAGCTTTGATGGTGCAACCTCGTAATCTTGTAATTGTGGGCGAAAACGCTCATGTGCAAATTATTGAACGTCACCAGAGTTTAAGCGAAAATCCTGTACTGACCAATTCAGTTACTGAGATTTATGCAGAGAAGCGTGCTATTGTTGATTACTATAAGATTCAGAATGACGCTGCCGAAGCTAATTTGGTAGACAGTACGTATGTTTCACAACAAAAAGAGAGTCATGTATATGTGCATACTTTTTCGTTTGGTGGAAATATTACTCGTAACAACTTGAATTTTTATCACTTTGGTGAAAATTTGACAAGTACCTTAAACGGAATCACGATTATTGGTGACAAACAACATGTTGATCATTATACACTTGTGAATCATGCGCAGCCAAATTGCGAAAGTTTTCAAGACTACAAAGGTATTTTCTCTGATCGCTCTACCGGAGTTTTCAACGGAAAAGTATATGTAGAGAGAGAGGCGCAGAAAACAAATGCTTTTCAAAAAAGTAACAACATTTTGTTGAGTGAAAAAGCGACGATCAACGCAAAACCGCAATTGGAAATTTTTGCAGATGATGTGAAATGTTCTCACGGTTGTACCGTTGGACAATTGGATGAAACCGCTTTGTTTTATATGCAACAACGTGGTATTCCACAAAAAGAAGCTAAAGCTTTGTTGATGTATGCTTTTTCGAATGCAGTTATCGAAGGAATCAAAATACCTGAATTGAAACAACGAATTACCAATATCATCGCTAGTAAATTGGGCGTAAAAATTGGATTTGATTTGTAG